The stretch of DNA TACTACAACGCCCTGCTGCGAAACGGCGTGATCTTGGATGCCGAACTGCTGACACCGACGCCGCGCATGCAAGGTTTAGTGCGATTGAAAACCGATGTCCTCAGGCAGTTCGACCGCAATCACTTCCTCGCCGAGAACGCCAGCGTTACCACCAGCCGGATGGGAATTCCGACTTACGAACTAAAGTCGCGTACCGTTACGCTGGACGACACCCAGCGGCAGCGAACCGATCTGTTCACCGGAGCGCCGATCTTCAACGAATTTGGCCAGCCGGAAATTGAACACCAGCAACTTGTGACGGGCAACAACAATGTTGTCCAGGTCGAAGGCGTTCCGATTTTCTACTGGCCGATCTTCGCCGCCGATCTGCAAAATCCACCGCTGTATTTGAAGGGGGCGACCTATCGCAACGACCGCGTGTTCGGCAATCAGGCGCTGATCGACCTGAACCCCTACCAAATCCTCGGCATTCGTCGACCACCCGCCGGAACCGACTGGGACATCAGTCTCGATTACCTCAGCCTGCGCGGCTTCGGCGGTGGAACGATGTTCGAGTACGACCGCGCCGGCATGTTCGGTTGGCCCGGCAGGTACTTTGGGTTTGTCGATGCCTGGTATATTGGCGACCACGGGGTGGACAACCTGGGCCTCGATCGGCGCACTTTGACGTTCCCGCATCCGTTCCGCGGCCGAACGCTGTTTCGTCATCGACAAGAGCTGCCGAACGATTGGCAATTCATCGCGCAATTCGGCCAAGTCACCGATCGCAACTTTCTGGAGCAATACTACGAGCAAGAATGGGACGAGCAGCCCGATCAGGTGACGCGGTTGGACCTGTACCGCACTTGGGACAATATGTCACTGGACCTGAGCGCGTCGGCGCTGGTCAATCCCTATTTCATGCAGACGCAGAATCTGCCGCGGCTCGATCACTATTGGCTGGGCCAGCCGCTGCTCGAGGATACGCTGACGTTGTATTCGCACAGCAACCTAGGCTATCTGCAGCAGAACTTGTTGGACCTGCCGACCGATCCAACTGACTTCAAGCAATTCCGATATCTGCCCTACGATGCCAACCTCAGGGGTGAAAAGCTCGCCACCCGCAATGAAGTGGATTGGCCGTTTCAATTGGGACCGGTCAAAATTGTGCCCTATGCATTGGGCGAAGCCGCTGACTGGGGGCAAGACCTCAACGGCGACCGCCTGCAGCGGCTGTATGGCCAAGTGGGCTTGCGCAGCAGCATGCCGTTCTGGGCGGTTGATCCCAGCGTCGAAAGCACACTTTGGAACGTGCATGGCCTGGCGCACAAAGTCGTACTCGACATGGATTTTTCGTACACCGACGCCAATCGCGACCTGGGGCAACTGCCGATCTATGACGCGATCGACGACAATGCGATTCAAGCGTTTCGCCGCCGATTGGGTTTCGAACTCTACGACGATCCGGTGGCGGCGCCTACGGCTTTCCAGGTGCCGCTGAGGTACGACGAGCGGTTTTTCGCCGTCCGCCGCGGCGCGCAAGATTGGGTGACAGGTCCCACGGAAATCGCGGACGACTTAACCGTGTTCCGCCTCGGCGCACGGCAGCGCTGGCAAACAAAGCGCGGCATGCCAGGGCAACAGCGAATCATCGATTGGATGACGTTCGACACGAACATGGAAGTCTTCCCGAAGCCGCAGCAGAATTTCGATCAGGCGGCGGGCATGTTCGATTACGACTACAAATGGTTCATTGGCGACCGGCTGTCGCTGATTTCCTTCGGCGGATTCGACTTCTTCGATCAGGGCCAACAGTATTTCACCGTCGGCGGCTTTCTCAACCGGCCTCCGCGCGGTAGCTTGTATCTCGGTTTCAACTATTTTGAAGGCAACATTGCCGCCGACGTCATCACGGCGAGCTACACCTATCGGTTATCGCCCAAATGGCTTTCGACGTTCGGTACGTCATTTGACATCAAGCAATTTAGCGGCAACAACAGCCAATCGCAGGGGAATATTGGTCAAAGTTTCCGCTTGACGCGCATTGGCGAGTCGTTCCTGTTCACCGTCGGAATGAACGTCGATGCCAGCCGCGACAATGTCGGCTTCAATGTGGCGATCATTCCACGATTCTTGAGCAGTTCGAAAATGTGGGGGAAAAATAGCGTGAACGTTCCTCCGGCCGGGCTATTTGGGCTAGACTAGATCCATGGGTGAGCAAGGACAGAATGAACCGACGATCCAGCCGCATCATCATGGCAGCTGCGGCTGGGCCGAAAAATTCGGCTGTGCGTTTCGTGGAATAGCGTGCGGCATCCGCGGACAGCGGAGCTATCTGGTGCATCTGCCAATGGCCGCGGCCGTCGTCGCTTGCGCAGCGGCCTTTCGCGCTTCGCTCGTCGAGTGGTGCGTGTTGCTGCTGTGTATTGCGATCGTTTTGACGGCGGAGCTGTTCAACACGGCGCTCGAGCAGCTTGCGAAGATGATTACGGCCGCGCACGATCCCCGCATGCGCGATGCGCTCGACATCGGTAGCGCAGCGGTGCTGACGGCGTCGATTGGGGCGGCAATCGTCGGCGCGGCAATCTTTCTCAATCTGGTGTGGCCGAAATGAATGCGGCCTGAGCCGCGTTGTAGACACTGCGGAGCGGAAGGTTCTTGCTCTGGGCGACTTGCCGACACGATTCGTACTCGGGCGAAAATTTCTGTTGGCCGTCCGGCAGCGCGGCCAATACTCCGGCGACTGGACCCCACAGCGTTTGCACTTCGCGCGGCTGTCTCGGCAATTTTCGGCGCGCAACGGTCGTGCGACGAATTCCCAGCGTTGTCGTTTCGGCGAACAAAATTCTTTCCAACCGCTCGGCATCGGCCGTCTCGCAGAGTACGCTCAGCATGACGGCGGGGCGGTTTTTTTTCATGTGGATGTTCGTCGTGTAAACATCGAGCGCACCATTCTGCAACAGTTTCTCGGCCGCATGACCGATGATTTCGCCGGTGGCGTCGTCGAGATTCGTTTCCAGCA from Pirellulales bacterium encodes:
- a CDS encoding diacylglycerol kinase, producing the protein MGEQGQNEPTIQPHHHGSCGWAEKFGCAFRGIACGIRGQRSYLVHLPMAAAVVACAAAFRASLVEWCVLLLCIAIVLTAELFNTALEQLAKMITAAHDPRMRDALDIGSAAVLTASIGAAIVGAAIFLNLVWPK